In the Tissierellales bacterium genome, one interval contains:
- a CDS encoding HPr family phosphocarrier protein yields the protein MEKRKFTIGLERGVHARTAAMITGEASRIDRKCQTKLYIEKSEVKVPLTSMLAVTALDIKHNDEVSIYASGRDEITAIDQMEALLKGSIVISDEEAEWLDRVLDENAIASDKILEALYNAVFYLNRDQVIVLVNSAAEKLTGFKDRELIGRAPYDIWGENELSEVLMSEEPIKEKRIKIGDHIGLIDFSNVYSEENHLIGKLGIFKDITKIEALRTELEFTADIKDRFGSILNHISDGICFVNREGDVLYVNPSYEKIWKVNKTEVIDKNIKTLLPNSPSVKVLSTQKKVFDLVIHQKDGRKILSSATPVRINEDFVGVLSSYKEVTEFEHIRNLLEQTEKQLEYLKTELNEKNTIDSAFKGIIGDSQSLKDCLKIASKVSKTKASIMILGESGTGKELIARAIHDMSPRSKSRMVKVNCGAIPENLLESELFGYEKGSFTGANQLKKGKFELADGGTLFLDEIGEIPLNLQVKLLRVLQEGEIDRIGGNFPIKIDVRIIAATNRDLEEMVRQELFREDLYYRLNVIPIEVPSLRERKEDLLLLVEFFLKKIAESENMEYKKISVEALECFENYEWPGNIRELENVLTRAVMLSDDYLIKPKYLPKHISMMREKLDYGLVNLKQGKLAKMEEYDKAIIKMALELHKSFNKAGKALGLTHRTISLKAKKYGLLDSDKKYQ from the coding sequence ATGGAAAAAAGAAAGTTTACAATAGGATTAGAAAGAGGTGTTCATGCAAGGACAGCGGCTATGATTACGGGAGAAGCTAGTAGAATTGATCGTAAATGTCAGACAAAGTTATATATAGAAAAATCAGAAGTTAAAGTACCTTTGACTAGTATGTTAGCGGTAACAGCTCTTGATATAAAACATAATGATGAAGTTAGCATATATGCATCTGGACGAGATGAAATTACAGCTATAGATCAGATGGAAGCACTTCTTAAAGGTAGCATTGTGATTTCAGATGAAGAAGCAGAGTGGTTAGATAGAGTGCTAGATGAAAATGCTATTGCAAGTGATAAAATATTAGAAGCACTTTATAATGCCGTTTTTTACCTAAATAGAGACCAAGTAATAGTTTTAGTTAATTCAGCAGCAGAAAAGCTGACGGGATTTAAAGATAGAGAATTAATCGGAAGGGCTCCATATGATATTTGGGGAGAAAATGAATTATCAGAAGTACTGATGAGTGAAGAGCCAATAAAGGAAAAAAGGATAAAAATAGGAGATCATATAGGTCTTATAGATTTTTCAAATGTATATTCTGAAGAAAATCATCTAATTGGGAAACTGGGAATATTTAAAGATATTACAAAAATAGAAGCACTCCGTACCGAACTTGAATTTACGGCAGATATAAAAGATAGATTTGGCAGTATATTAAACCATATATCAGATGGTATTTGTTTCGTGAATAGAGAGGGTGATGTATTATATGTCAATCCTTCTTATGAAAAAATATGGAAGGTAAATAAAACTGAAGTTATCGACAAGAATATTAAAACTTTATTGCCTAATAGTCCAAGTGTCAAGGTGTTAAGTACACAGAAAAAAGTATTTGATTTAGTAATACATCAAAAGGATGGAAGGAAAATATTATCTAGTGCCACGCCCGTAAGGATAAATGAAGATTTTGTGGGAGTGCTATCTAGCTATAAAGAAGTTACTGAATTTGAACACATAAGAAATCTACTTGAACAAACAGAAAAACAGTTGGAGTATTTGAAAACAGAGTTAAATGAAAAAAATACTATAGATTCAGCATTTAAGGGTATAATTGGAGATAGTCAGAGTTTAAAAGACTGTCTAAAGATAGCATCAAAAGTTTCTAAAACGAAAGCATCTATAATGATACTAGGCGAGAGTGGTACTGGTAAAGAGCTTATAGCTAGAGCGATTCATGATATGAGCCCTAGATCGAAATCAAGGATGGTTAAGGTCAACTGCGGAGCAATTCCAGAGAATCTACTTGAGAGTGAGTTGTTTGGTTATGAGAAGGGTTCTTTTACTGGAGCGAATCAATTGAAGAAAGGAAAATTTGAGTTAGCTGATGGAGGAACGTTATTTTTAGATGAAATTGGAGAAATTCCATTGAATTTACAAGTGAAACTATTGCGTGTATTGCAAGAAGGAGAAATAGATAGAATTGGTGGAAATTTTCCTATTAAGATAGATGTACGAATTATTGCAGCAACTAATAGAGATTTGGAAGAAATGGTTCGACAAGAATTATTTAGAGAGGATTTGTATTATAGATTAAATGTAATACCTATAGAAGTGCCATCTCTTCGTGAACGTAAAGAAGATTTGCTATTATTAGTTGAATTTTTCTTGAAAAAAATAGCTGAGAGTGAAAATATGGAATACAAGAAAATCAGCGTAGAAGCATTAGAGTGTTTTGAAAATTATGAATGGCCAGGAAATATTAGAGAACTTGAAAATGTTTTGACAAGAGCTGTGATGCTTTCTGATGATTATTTAATAAAACCTAAATATCTTCCAAAGCATATTTCTATGATGAGAGAAAAATTGGATTATGGATTAGTTAATCTTAAACAAGGGAAATTAGCTAAAATGGAAGAATACGATAAGGCGATTATAAAAATGGCATTAGAGTTACACAAAAGTTTTAATAAAGCTGGTAAAGCTTTAGGATTGACACATAGAACTATTTCTCTTAAAGCAAAAAAATACGGCTTACTTGATTCTGATAAAAAATACCAATAG